The segment AACTTCTATTTGTTGTGCAGAACCAACAATGGCAAAAGGTGAAAATCCGGGGGTTGTGGCTTCAAAGTAGATATATTCCATATCTTCGTTGAGTATCGTGGTAGAAAGCTGTGTCCATTTTCCATCATGATTCCTGCATAATGTTATTGTTGTTTCATCAATATCATTTTCAACGATCCATGACTTGCTGACCCTGAACCCAATGACCGGGTCCACAATATTGGTCTCTGTTGCAAAACCTGCTTTCCCAACCCAAATATTCATGTGCTGATAGGCCATGCCTGGTGGATTTTCGGTAACAAGTGTTGATTTTCCGTTAAGGACTTCGATAGTTGCTGATACTCTTCCTGAGTTCTTCAATGAATAGAATCCAATGTACTCGATCTTGTCATCTTCCTCTTCGAAGTGATAGATAATCTCTGAATCTTTATTGGTAAATATGGTCTTCACTTCTTTCAGTGCAATATTCCCGAAGGCTTCACCGGTGTTGCCTGAACCTCCTCCGCCGGATGAAGATGAGCTGGTTTTACGTGGAGTACTGGGGAGTGGGGGTATATCAATCGTGAAATTAACCATTGCTGATCCCACATTGCCTACTGTATCGTTGGCGAACACGGTGACATTATGTTTACCTTCTGGCAAAGTTAGTGTAATGTTTGGGGTAAATGTATGATTGCCTGTGGAATTGACGTTGTACATCCAGGTATTTACTTCTAAATTTGCAGACACGTTCAGGAAGATCGAACCTGTGCTGTAATTGTAACCTTCCTGCGGTTCATCTACCGTTATGCTGAAAACAGGTCTGTCAAGGACAGTAATATTCGTTGAATTTGTTACACTACAATTGCTTGCCAATATTGTAGTGTTGCCCGTAATGTGTGCGGTAAAGAGTCCTGAGGTTGCATTAATGGTACCAACAGTCTCATTCTGACAACTCCAGACAACATTAGCATCAATTGGATAATTATACTGGTCGAATGCTTCCTCGTTGAATTGCAAAGTTTCTCCTGCATATATGGTATCATTTACCGGATCAAGTATGATCTTTGCAACATGCGGCTCATCAGTAAATGCCTTGATGCAGATGCTTGTATTTTCATATGATTCCGTTATGTCGGACCAGGAGGTGCCATTCGGACTTACATATCCTTCACCGGGATTGGCTGTTGCTTTGCTACTGTAGTTTGGTCGTTGTTTCTCTATTGCGACAAGATTGGCATAATCCGGGTCAGTGAAATTGATCACAACGGAAAAATTCTGATTAGGTTTGAGTATAACAGTTTCACTCAGATCGAGCGTATGGTATCCTGCATACTCAAAGGTACCGGATGTGAAATATTCATATCCGGAAGAGTTGATGGGTCCTTTATCCGGATTTATATATATGTATAGTTCATAGTCCGTCATCTCATCCGGTGTGTAGAAACTGACTGCATTTAGATATTCGTTGGAGCCTGCTGTAAAAATGTTTGCAGCCCATGAAACATTGATAGTTTCATTCTCATATCCCATGCTATCTGTATATCCCAATGGGTCGTACTGGTAGATATTATCGTAATTATCCACCTCCTCCGCACTGACAAAGACTGCTATCTGATCCATGTCACGATTAAATGTTTGTTCATAATACGAGATATAGAAATACCCTTCATCACCAACACTGGTGTTCCAACTGTTCTTACAGATAAAAGCACCGTCTCCAGGAGGTATGATATTAAAATTTTCTTTTGGATACGAATCGTTCCAGCCCACCAGGGCAACAGCGTGACCTCCTACATAATTAGTCTCATTATAATAGTAAGTCAGAGCGTTGTCATCAAATCCAGTCCAATTGACAGCAAAAGAAGAGTATACTGCTCCATATTTCATGACTGCATTTTTCAAAAAATCATCATCATGTGAAGTTTCATAATCCCTATCTGGAAGGTAGATGACCTCTTGAACATGTTTTCTTTCAGGGATGCTGGTATCAGAATAAATTGATGTGTCGTTATATGGGTCATCGGATTCATTTACCGGCCCGGTCCAGCGGGTCAGGTATGCTAAGGCTTTATTGCAGTTTCCACCATCGATATTGGGGTCCTGATCATATCCTTCTGAATAATTCTCTGACATTATGTTCTTAAGATGGTTCTCGGAAAAGTCATAAAATCCGCTATCGGGGATCATGCATGATTCTAGAGATGCATATGCAGCAAATGCCCAGCAGCTTCCTGATGTTGCCTGATTCCTTACAGGAGTTACCCTGCTCTCATTGCGAAGGTCGTAATATGAAGGTAAGGTTTCTTCAGATGCTGATAAAAAGAAAATATCATTTGCATCGGATGAATAGGTCCTGTATATATGTGAATTGTCAACCGGGGATGGAATTAGGCCATTTACAGGATATCTTTCTTTTATTGATTCGCCTGTGCTTAGCGATGATGATTTTATGAAGTCCTGCCTATCCTCGTTTTCTTCCAGTTTTTCCATATACTCAATGAATGCCGGATTAAGGGGGGCCAACTCTGGTGCTGGAATTATAGTTTCATTTATTGCAGGTGAATTATCGTCTGAAGGAATAGCAAGTGCAACATTAGCTATACAAAATATTAATATTGTCAGTGTAATTATTGTAACAGGTCGCATAAGAACAAATCCTGATTGTTGGAAAATTCAAAGGGAACATATATTGTTGGCTAATTCCGAACTTGGTAATATAATATTATTAAAATATAATTGGTCAAGTCGGTAGCTACACATAGTAAAAATAATAGTATTTATATATTATTATAGCTGCTTATAAAGTTCAGAATACATATATAGAAAAATACAAAAGAGTCACATTTACTTGTGTTTTCTCTTTCATGGATATTTTCCTGGTCAAACGTTGTTCTTCCTCTCAAAGGCTATGCTGTGTCAGCCCGAATCCGCGATCCTTGCTCAGGTTTATGCTCTTTGGTCGGTAGAGATCCCCTGCTTTCCAGGAATTAATGGCTTCTTGTACCGTACCATCAGCACCCACGAAAATATCAATGTCATTCTTGTTCAGCAGGTCAACGATCTTCTGACCGACCCCGGAACACAGGACGATATCAACTCCATTCTTGACCAGCAGTTCATGTGGAAGCCCCTTCCCGCCCACGTGGACACTCGTGTTCTCAATGATCTCAACTTCTTCTGTTTCGCTGTCGTAGATCGTATATGTTGCAGCCTTTCCGAAATGGAGTTCGATGTCATCATCCAATCCGCCTTTTTCCGTGCTGGGTATAGCAATTTTCATATTCTCACCTTTTCTCTGAAAGAATATGTTCTCACTGTTTGATATACTTCTGCATCATGTAAACTTTCAGTCATCTGGAAGTGCACTATCGGGCAATTCAGAGCTTGAAACGGGACCCTGCTGGAATAGGCACAAAAGCATTCGGAAATTTTGTTCTGATGGTATCAATATTCGATGTGCAGTGTCCTGCACCTATGAACTCAAGTCCTTCCAGCAGATCGTATTCCTGGCTATCATGCAATCCCCCTATGATGCCACTGACATTACCCTCGTTTTCTGCTGCTCCTATAATGGCCTCTAGTCCCGGATGTGCACAGCCTGTGATTACATATATTCCGGTGGCCGTTTTGAGCATAAGTGACTGCTCCTTCGGGTTATTTCCGAGTTCACCTGTAGAAAAGACGTTGTTGCATATCCTGCATTTTTCGGTGACCTCGTGCAAAGTTGAATGAGCTGACATCTCATTTTTAAGTTTCTCTGAAAATGATGCAGGAGCATAAATTTCGAGGTCAGGGTTAGCATCCAGTATTTCCGGAACACCTCCGATATGGTCCCAGTGCTGGTGGGAAAGTACAAGGATGTCGATATCCTCGATCGGGATGCTAAGTACTGAAAGATTGTTCCTTAAAGCACAACCGTTCCATCCGGTGTCGAACAGTATTTTCCGGTCTTCGGTTTCGATATAACTGGAAAATCCCCAGCCCTTTTTGAGGCCAGTCTTTGCTTCATTGTCATAGACGATGGTAATTTCCATCACATTTTCTCCAAGCCGAAACGTTTCTTCAGGTAATATCCGGAATAAAGTGCTCCTGCAGGATTATGTGTGAGTACCCGGTCCTTTACAATGAATGTAGTAACAGGTGCTTCAGAATGCTTGTTGAACAATATATCATGACCCATGCAGAGTCCTACGATGATATTAAGTTCGGTACCTGCGCGGTTGAGCATCATTGCCTGTGCAATGGGGTTGCAGGTAGTTTCCCTGCCGTCTCTGATCTTGTCCAGTCCGTATTCTTCCTTGTCTACACCACATATCTTGCAGCAGACGGATTCAACAATGAAGTCCTTTTCAAGTATCTTACAAAAGGTCCTGGCCTCGTTCTCAAGGCCCACGCAAAAAGCGACTCCAAGCTTACGATATCCCATCTCTTTTGCAAAAAGGACCAGCTCTTCAAGCCTTGTTTTCTCCATGTAGAAGTTCGCCTCTATCTTTGAAGCTGCCTTCATCATCTCAAGGTCTTCTGAAGCATATTCTGGTTGTACTTCTCTTGGAGTGCAATCTTTTCCCTGTCTGCATCTTCTTGTATCACAGGACGCACATTTCATGACCTGTTCACCTCTTAAAAGTTAATCTGTTTTCCGGATCATTGATCTTCACAGAGCTTTGACCTTACCTTTCTCCAGATGTTCCGGAGTTTTTCTGAGAACTCATTGTCTTCATATTCAATGATGGTCTTTTTGCCGATCATCGCTTTGTTCGGAACTGTATCATATGGAAGCTTTCCTGCTACCATTATGCCATTTTCCTCGCAGGAACTTTCGATCTGCTTTGTGTTCCCTTCATTGATGTTATATTTATTAATACAGACGATTGCCGGTATCCTGAAGTGGTCAGTTACCTGTATGATCCTTTCCAGATCGTGTATTCCGGATAAGCTCGGTTCTGTGACAATAAGGGCAAGGTCTGCACCTGTAATGGCTGCTATTACGGGGCATCCGGTTCCGGGGGGTCCATCACATATTATAAGCTCGGCTTCATTCTCATTGGCAAGTGATGCTGCATGTTCTTTTACTGCAGTTACCAATTTTCCGCTTGCTTCTTCCCCGATCATGAGCTCTGCATGTACCATTGGACCATATCTGGTCATGGAATTAAAAACACTTCCGGAAGGGTTATTTATCATCTTGATAGCATTTTCAGGGCAAACATATTCACAGACCCCGCAACCTTCGCATTTGCAACTGTTTATGGAATGGTCTGTATGGATAGCATCAAAATTGCAATTCTCGATACATATATTGCATCCGGTACACTTTTCAGAATCGATCTGTGCGATTTCCATTCCGTAGAAGTCGGAGGTATCGATTATCTCAGGCTCCAGGATCAGATGCAGGTTCGGGGCATCAACATCACAGTCAGCAATTATGGCATTCTCTGTCATTGATGCAATTGCAGCGGTGATAGTGGTCTTCCCTGTTCCTCCTTTACCGCTGATGATCACAAGTTGCTTCATGTTTCTATCTCCCTGCTATATCTGTCCTGTATCGAGCTGTAGAGTTGTATGAACTTCTCTTTCCAATGTCCCATTTCCTGCACAAATGGTATCCCTTCCGAATACAATTGCGCTATCTTTGTGTCATGGGGTATCTTCATCAGTATCTCTACATTTTCGTTCATGCAAAATTCTTCAACACTATTATCACCACTACCACTTCTGTTGATGATTATCCCATGTGGGATCTCAAGTGTTCGAACTACTTCCACTGCCAGCTTCAGGTCATGCAATCCAAAAGGAGTGGGTTCTGTAACAAGGATGCAGTAGTCAACATCCTCAAGTGTTGTCAGGACCGGACATGCGGTTCCTGGCGGTGCATCAATGATAGATGTCTTCCCAGGATCGATGTTCTTCTTAAGCTCACTGATCACAGGTGATGCCATAGTTTGTCCGATGTCCAGTAAACCTTCGTAGAGTTCAGGGCTTTTTTTATCATCTCCGGAAGTTTTTCTGATGATCCCTGTGACTATCTCATGTTCCTGTATGGCTCCTTCAGGACAGACCATAATGCATCCTCCGCAGCTGTGGCATAATGTCGGGAAAGTCAGGATCTTGTTCGGGATGGTTGCGATCGCGTTGAAACGACAGAAGTCAGAACATTTCTTACAATATGTGCAGTTCTCTTCCACAATTTCGGGGATCATGGATGATACTTCTGTGAGCTGATCCAGTTCCCTATTGAGGAACAGGTTGCAGTTTGGTTCTTCAACGTCACAGTCTATTAACTGAGCGTCCTGAAGCGAAAGGGCAAGGTTCACAGCTACGGTAGTTTTACCGGTACCGCCTTTTCCGCTTGCTATGGCGATCTTCATAATATCATTCAGTGTTGGTGATCATGGTCGTGATCGTGTCCCTGGCAGACATTTTCACTGTTTGGACTTGCAAGGTTGCCTTCTTTCCAATCGCTGATCGCTGTTTCTACAGTTCCCTGTGCTCCAACGAAGACCTCGATCCCAAATTCCGAGAACATGTTAACAGCTTTTGTTCCAAGTCCTCCACAAAGCATTACATGGACACCTGCTTCTGATAGTAGTTCCGGTGGCAGTCCAACGCCTCCGTTGTGCTGGCTTGTGTTCTCTACGATCTGGACATCATTTGTTTCTGTATCCAGTACAGTATAGGTCGGAACCATTCCAAAGTGCTGTCCGACATTATCTTCCAATCCACCATTTTTTGCAGAAGGTACGCATACTTTCATCTTTTTACCTCTCGTATATATTTGAATTTAATGTATTATGCTCATATACGATGAAGTATTTAAAGCCAATGGGAAACGTTAATATATTTATTCTCATCTGTACATTTTCATCTATTGGAAAACACTTTCTGGAGTATTCCTATTTCCATAGGGCTGGATTTTGGGATCTGAAGTCCTTTAGGTCCTAATGGGTCCCGAAGATAGTTCATTTTTGATTTTAAAGGATGCCGATAAAAATTAATGAATATGGGGTAGGCTCAGAGTGAAGCTCAGAATAGAATCAAGCCAGAGAAAAAGTTCAAACAGAATTAATTTGCAGAAGGATAAAATACGGACAAAATGAAGTTCAAATGCTTAATGAATTAAAAAAAAGAAATTAAAGAAAAAAAGAATTGGACAATTAGTATGTCCAAGTCTTTGCTACTTCGATCATTGCCTGGAGGTTCTCGGTTGGGGTCTGGCTTACGATACCACAGCCAGGTGCGAGAAGTCCCTTGCCATCGAGTTCCTTGAGTACTCTCTCGGACTCTGCTTTGACGTTTGCGACGTCTGTGTTCCAGAGGCAGTTGACTGGGTCGAGGTTACCTACGATGAGTGCTTTCTCTACCTTGCTGACTGCTGTTGCTGCGTTAACGTTCTGGTCAACACTGATTGCTGCTACACCACAGGTTTCCATGAGTGCAAGACCTTCGGTTGTGTCACCACAGATGTGGAGTACAGCTGGTACACCACGCTCTTTGAGTGCGTCAATGAGCTTCTGGTGGAATGGTACTACGAACTTTGCGTAGAAGTCTGCACCGATAAGCTGGTAGCTTGCGGTTGGGTCAATGATGGAGAATACGCTTGCGCCACTGTCGACCTGTGCGAGTGCGTATTTGATTGAGAATTCGGTTGCGAATTCCATGATCTCAAGACCGTATTCTTCCTTTGTCATGATGTCCATGAACCAGGAGTCACCGGTGATGTGCTGTGCGAGGGAGAAAGGACCGATCATACTTCCGATGATTGGGACTTCTTCTCCATATTTGTCAGCGAGGATCTTGATTGCTTCGAGGACGATGGAGATTCTCTTGCTTGTGTCTGTGACGTCGTATCCTTCGAACTGCTTGAGGTCATCGAGGCTGTTTACAACGTGGCTGATGACGGATGGCTGCTGTACGTCTGTACCGTCTTTGATTCCACAGCCGAAGAACTCTGCTTCTGCGGTGATGTCGAATGGTACACGGACTGCTTCGAAACCGACAACTGTGTGACCTGCTTCTGCGAGTCCTGCAAGCTGTACAGCATCATAGTTTGCTTCTGGCCAGAAGATGTTTACTGCTTTCATCTGGTCTACTGTTCCGGTCTGTGTGACACAGATAGCTGGCATCCTGTCAACTTTCTCTCCATTCAGTACGCGAATTAATCTTTCCTTCTGTGTGTATTCGGACATTTACATTCTCCTTAATTTAAATCCTTTATAATCGCTAGAAAGGTACATACGCTATGTATTTGCCATATATATACCTTTTTGTTTGGAAAAAATCAACTGCAATAGTCGCATTAGACAAGTATTATGGATTTATTATGTTGATTTCGGGCATGTTTTTAGCAGGCATTTCTTCCTGCCAAAACATAACTCCTTTTTCACTAACTTCTTAGAAAACTGAATAGAGCATTGCTGCTACTCCAATTACCAGTGGTTCCATTACAAGGTCGATATCATACTTTTCAACAAGTTCATCCGGTAGGGCGCATGGGATCCCGGGTGTTGATACAAGACAGCGTTCTGCGATCATTCCTTCTGATATGGTATTTGCATTTGGTGTTGCCTCAAAGACCATTGAGAACTTCCTCGGTTTGTCAACATCATATGCCTTCACACCAAGCTCTTCAATTGCCTTGTTCATGAAATCGGTGTTCGGATCACAAGCATATACGTTGAATCCCTTTTCTACAAGATGTGACGCGCCGGCATAACCCACACGTCCAAGGCCTATGACCAGTACATCCTTTGAATCGGCATGCTTGTACCTTGAAGCTATTTCCGAGTAGATCACGCCGGTGCATACATGGTTGGTTGCTATCTTACCATTCCTAAGGTTGTGGGCAATGAAGATATGGTCATCTGCCATCAGTATTATGTCCGCACCACCTGCCACTGCCTGATGGTATCCTGTTATGTCAGGATGCTCGGCAATAAAACCTTCAAGTCCGAAATATTCGGTTATTGCAAGCAAGGATGCCGAGAAATTTCCGATTATGCCGTTGCCGGAAGTTATGGGTACGATCCCTACTTTCTGTTTCTCTGGGGTTGTACCATAGACTGCCTCGCATATCTGTGCAATATCCATTCCGGTGGCTTCTTTGATGATGTTATTGTTCATGTTGAGCTTGTTCAACAGGTCTTCCAGGTCTTCAGGTGTCAATAGTGCCATAGTGATTACCTCTTACAATCCATAATGTTGTCCGATATATGCAATTCCTCTGCTGCGTGTAATTTTCACTTCATCTTCATCAATGCCTTTTGAGATGAGTGTGAATACAGTATCCTTTCCTTCAGATCTGAATATTTCAAGTCCGTTCTCCTCATGGAACAGGTCATAGCTGTTTCCCATGGACAGGACGTGTTCTCCAACGGGTATAAGTTCCCCATCTTTCAGTAATAAGTGCTCAAAGATGCAGTATCCTTTTTCAGGTGCCTTTTCTATCTCAGTTACACCATCAGTAAAAGCCTGCATCAGCATCTCTACAAGGTTGATGCCACTTGAATGGTATACGGCCGTTGGTGTCTGGCTTGGGAAACGGGCATCGATCTCGAGAACTTTAAGTCCCCTGTCGGAAGCTATTGCCTCTACATCCATGATACCTTTCAGGTTGAGGTTGGCAGCAAGCTGGTATGATATCTGCCTGAATTCAGGGTCGTGGTCGATAGGCGTAATCATATGACAATCGTAGGTATCATCGATATGTACCTTTGTTTCCTTCACCACTGCAAAATGCTTGCCATCACCGATTATCTCCAGTGATACAACATCGCCTTCCAGGTATTCCTCGATAATCATGGAAGGTTCGATCCCTTCAAGTTCACTATCGTCGTAGATTATCTTGGTTCCAATGCTGCTGCTTTCACAGGGAGGTTTTACAAAATATGGTGGTTGGGATGGTTTGTCATCCGGAGTTGGTATCCCGATGGATACAAAATATTCCTTGGACCTGTTCTTGTCCATACTGATGTGGTATGCATCAAAATCAAAAAGAACGGGACAATCCAGCTTGCTGCTGATATCCCTTATGAAGTTCAGGGTATTAAGGTTCTCATTTACCGGTATTATGGCATCGACATCCCTTGAGATGTCGATAAACCTTTCCGGTTCCTGAATTATGTCAAAACAGTAGAATTCGTCAACAACATTGCGGATAAGTGGCTTCTCGTTCCGGTCTATCAGAACAACGTCCATCCCCGCTTTCCTGGCAAGGTAGTTCACTTCGAATCCCTGTAGCTTGCCTCCTATTAAACAGATCGTCGTCATCCTATCGCCCCAACAACTTCTCGAACTCGCATTGTTCTGCGGGCTCCATGCCCATTGTCTTCAGTCTGGCGATGACGCTCTTAACATCCCTGTCCCTTTCGGCATGTTCTCTGTCGTAGTTAACGACACCTTCGAGGGATGAGTTGGAAGATATTATGGATGTGACAACGTTTGCTCCTGCGTTGAGCCTGTGAACCATTCCATCGATACCCTCAAGGTCAAGTGATGCCGGAATAAGCTTGTCCGGGTAGAGAAGGCGGAGTATGGATATTATCTTCAGTTCTGATGAGCTGTCCTTTATTTCCTTTCCTTCCAGTGGTGTTCCATGCTGTGGGAGGAATGTCATGACCCGTACCATATCCGGATCGGATGTTGCCAGTCCTCTTAATGATATGATGGTGGATTCAATGTCCGGTTCGACCTCTGTCAGGATACCATCCTCAACACAGTAGCCGATCCTTTTAGCATGGTTCCTTGAATTGATCCTGCCTTCAAATGATTGCTCAACCCTTAGTTGCTTGTACAGTTCCATGTCATATGTTTCCTGATACAAGGCAAGGAAGTTGGCACCGTTGTCCCTGAGCATTTCAAGGGTATCATCGTCAACAACTCCGGGGGATATCATGATCGGCTTTCCGACCTCTTCCCTCACGGTCCTGACAAACTCTGCCAGCCGTTCAGGTTTGTTGTGGAAGTATGGGTCTTCTCCCATTGTGAGGTCGACCATGTGTACATCTTCGGTCTTGATCACCTGGCAGATCTTCCTGATGTCTTCTACGCTAAGACGGTATCTGTCAATTTCATTTGCATTCCGATAGTAACAGAATGTGCATTTGTTCTTGCAGTATGTAGAGAAGTACACAAAGCTGTACATGAACACCTTATTTCCGAAGAAATTGTCCCTGATACGTCGTGCTACATAGTGCAGCTTTTCAATTTCATCAGGACTTTGTGTCTCAAGAAGTCTCCTGATATCATCATCGGATAACTGTGCCCCGTCTATGATCTGCTCTGCATAGTTGTCAAGGTCTTCGTTATCCATGTTCTTAAACAAGATATTCACCTCACAGATTAGTATTGATTCCGTTGTAGTACAGTTCGGACCTGCTTGCACGGCGTATGTTGGTGTAGTCATGCTTGACCTTAAGCAATCTTTCCAATCCGAAACCTGCTCCGATCCATGGTTTGTTGACTCCCCATTCTCTGTCAAGAGGAATAGGTCCGACAACTGCCGAGGAAAGTTCCAGGTCACCATGCATAATGTCGATGGTATCTCCATAGACCATGCAGTCATCTGCTTCTATCTGATACTCTATGCCCAGGTACTCGAGGAACTCACTTATGATGCCTTCCAGTTCTTCTCTGGTGCAGTTGGATCCCATCTGGCAGAAGTTCAGCATCGTGAACTCTTCCAGGTGTCTGCTGCCATCGGATTCCTTACGGTAGCATGGTCCTATCTCGAATATCCTTATGGGGTCCGGAAGTACCTTGTCCAGCTTGCGCAGGTAATTGTACAGGCAGGGTGCCAGCATTGGTCGCAGGCACATGTTGTCTCCTACACGGAATATCTGCTTGTAGAGATGATCGTCCTTATCGATACCCATTCTTTCGACATATTCGAATGGTATCATTATCGGGGATTTGATCTCAAGGAAACCTCTTTCCACGAAGAACGCGGTTATCGTCCTTTCAAGTTTACCGAGGCGATCTTCCCTGTCCTCTTCATACATCGATATGAGGTCGTTGCGCCTTCTTTGGATCAGTTCCTTTTCAAGATCCTTGAATTCCGGTAATTCTCCCTGCACCGGGATCTTGTCATCAGGCGCCATCAGTGTCTTCAGCCTCTCGATCTGGGAAGGTGAATATTTCACTTCCGGCTTGTTGTTGTCTTTTGCTCCTTTGTTCTCAGGTGTGGCAGGGGCTGCTTCACTTGCAGTCGTCGGAGTTGGTGTAGAAACTGAAACGGATTTAACAACAGCTTGTTTTGGCTTCTTGGGAGTAGGCTTCTTTGTGGAGAACACACTAACGGTCTGTCCTCTCTCTTTGAATGTTTTTTTGACAAAACGATTGATCTGTTCATCACTTGGACGACAGCGCTTGCAAGGTTTGCGGTACTTATTGTTCCTTAGGGATCTTGCAGAACGGCTGGATCTGGAATTTCTTACTGTAAACCGTGCCCCACACTCGGTTTCAATATGAATATGATTCCTTGTGATATCAAAGTCTCTTATCCCATGAAGTAATCCGCTTCGCGATAGCCAGACTCCGTTGAGTCCGACCAGAACATCCAGTAATTGCTTTTCCATAGGCCTATGCTCCTATTGCGAAGTACTTCATATTATCATCATCCTTTACTCACGCACGATGTTTGTCACATCATGGTGCTATATGTTTTAATGGAAAGCCATGTCCATCTGGCGGAAACTCCGGGAATCTAA is part of the Methanococcoides orientis genome and harbors:
- a CDS encoding PGF-pre-PGF domain-containing protein; translation: MRPVTIITLTILIFCIANVALAIPSDDNSPAINETIIPAPELAPLNPAFIEYMEKLEENEDRQDFIKSSSLSTGESIKERYPVNGLIPSPVDNSHIYRTYSSDANDIFFLSASEETLPSYYDLRNESRVTPVRNQATSGSCWAFAAYASLESCMIPDSGFYDFSENHLKNIMSENYSEGYDQDPNIDGGNCNKALAYLTRWTGPVNESDDPYNDTSIYSDTSIPERKHVQEVIYLPDRDYETSHDDDFLKNAVMKYGAVYSSFAVNWTGFDDNALTYYYNETNYVGGHAVALVGWNDSYPKENFNIIPPGDGAFICKNSWNTSVGDEGYFYISYYEQTFNRDMDQIAVFVSAEEVDNYDNIYQYDPLGYTDSMGYENETINVSWAANIFTAGSNEYLNAVSFYTPDEMTDYELYIYINPDKGPINSSGYEYFTSGTFEYAGYHTLDLSETVILKPNQNFSVVINFTDPDYANLVAIEKQRPNYSSKATANPGEGYVSPNGTSWSDITESYENTSICIKAFTDEPHVAKIILDPVNDTIYAGETLQFNEEAFDQYNYPIDANVVWSCQNETVGTINATSGLFTAHITGNTTILASNCSVTNSTNITVLDRPVFSITVDEPQEGYNYSTGSIFLNVSANLEVNTWMYNVNSTGNHTFTPNITLTLPEGKHNVTVFANDTVGNVGSAMVNFTIDIPPLPSTPRKTSSSSSGGGGSGNTGEAFGNIALKEVKTIFTNKDSEIIYHFEEEDDKIEYIGFYSLKNSGRVSATIEVLNGKSTLVTENPPGMAYQHMNIWVGKAGFATETNIVDPVIGFRVSKSWIVENDIDETTITLCRNHDGKWTQLSTTILNEDMEYIYFEATTPGFSPFAIVGSAQQIEVTDPSSELADVTVRNSTVESNTETASESMSLPLLSNGILMTILGCAYLALRKRS
- a CDS encoding NifB/NifX family molybdenum-iron cluster-binding protein — protein: MKIAIPSTEKGGLDDDIELHFGKAATYTIYDSETEEVEIIENTSVHVGGKGLPHELLVKNGVDIVLCSGVGQKIVDLLNKNDIDIFVGADGTVQEAINSWKAGDLYRPKSINLSKDRGFGLTQHSL
- a CDS encoding MBL fold metallo-hydrolase; amino-acid sequence: MEITIVYDNEAKTGLKKGWGFSSYIETEDRKILFDTGWNGCALRNNLSVLSIPIEDIDILVLSHQHWDHIGGVPEILDANPDLEIYAPASFSEKLKNEMSAHSTLHEVTEKCRICNNVFSTGELGNNPKEQSLMLKTATGIYVITGCAHPGLEAIIGAAENEGNVSGIIGGLHDSQEYDLLEGLEFIGAGHCTSNIDTIRTKFPNAFVPIPAGSRFKL
- a CDS encoding DUF1847 domain-containing protein encodes the protein MKCASCDTRRCRQGKDCTPREVQPEYASEDLEMMKAASKIEANFYMEKTRLEELVLFAKEMGYRKLGVAFCVGLENEARTFCKILEKDFIVESVCCKICGVDKEEYGLDKIRDGRETTCNPIAQAMMLNRAGTELNIIVGLCMGHDILFNKHSEAPVTTFIVKDRVLTHNPAGALYSGYYLKKRFGLEKM
- a CDS encoding ATP-binding protein; amino-acid sequence: MKQLVIISGKGGTGKTTITAAIASMTENAIIADCDVDAPNLHLILEPEIIDTSDFYGMEIAQIDSEKCTGCNICIENCNFDAIHTDHSINSCKCEGCGVCEYVCPENAIKMINNPSGSVFNSMTRYGPMVHAELMIGEEASGKLVTAVKEHAASLANENEAELIICDGPPGTGCPVIAAITGADLALIVTEPSLSGIHDLERIIQVTDHFRIPAIVCINKYNINEGNTKQIESSCEENGIMVAGKLPYDTVPNKAMIGKKTIIEYEDNEFSEKLRNIWRKVRSKLCEDQ
- a CDS encoding ATP-binding protein, which produces MKIAIASGKGGTGKTTVAVNLALSLQDAQLIDCDVEEPNCNLFLNRELDQLTEVSSMIPEIVEENCTYCKKCSDFCRFNAIATIPNKILTFPTLCHSCGGCIMVCPEGAIQEHEIVTGIIRKTSGDDKKSPELYEGLLDIGQTMASPVISELKKNIDPGKTSIIDAPPGTACPVLTTLEDVDYCILVTEPTPFGLHDLKLAVEVVRTLEIPHGIIINRSGSGDNSVEEFCMNENVEILMKIPHDTKIAQLYSEGIPFVQEMGHWKEKFIQLYSSIQDRYSREIET
- a CDS encoding NifB/NifX family molybdenum-iron cluster-binding protein, which produces MKVCVPSAKNGGLEDNVGQHFGMVPTYTVLDTETNDVQIVENTSQHNGGVGLPPELLSEAGVHVMLCGGLGTKAVNMFSEFGIEVFVGAQGTVETAISDWKEGNLASPNSENVCQGHDHDHDHQH
- the mtbA gene encoding methylcobamide:CoM methyltransferase MtbA, translated to MSEYTQKERLIRVLNGEKVDRMPAICVTQTGTVDQMKAVNIFWPEANYDAVQLAGLAEAGHTVVGFEAVRVPFDITAEAEFFGCGIKDGTDVQQPSVISHVVNSLDDLKQFEGYDVTDTSKRISIVLEAIKILADKYGEEVPIIGSMIGPFSLAQHITGDSWFMDIMTKEEYGLEIMEFATEFSIKYALAQVDSGASVFSIIDPTASYQLIGADFYAKFVVPFHQKLIDALKERGVPAVLHICGDTTEGLALMETCGVAAISVDQNVNAATAVSKVEKALIVGNLDPVNCLWNTDVANVKAESERVLKELDGKGLLAPGCGIVSQTPTENLQAMIEVAKTWTY
- the pylD gene encoding 3-methylornithyl-N6-L-lysine dehydrogenase PylD gives rise to the protein MALLTPEDLEDLLNKLNMNNNIIKEATGMDIAQICEAVYGTTPEKQKVGIVPITSGNGIIGNFSASLLAITEYFGLEGFIAEHPDITGYHQAVAGGADIILMADDHIFIAHNLRNGKIATNHVCTGVIYSEIASRYKHADSKDVLVIGLGRVGYAGASHLVEKGFNVYACDPNTDFMNKAIEELGVKAYDVDKPRKFSMVFEATPNANTISEGMIAERCLVSTPGIPCALPDELVEKYDIDLVMEPLVIGVAAMLYSVF